From one Chryseobacterium sp. 3008163 genomic stretch:
- a CDS encoding porin codes for MKKILSFIGLALISSSVYGQGSPDYGNGLKININPEGDKYIRFILWDQFWIRNTEMNPGSMVGGEPTDNTWNLGNRRARILAYAQITKRYMILTHFGINNQTFINGGATGTTGTGGYGNGKKPQLFFHDAWNEYAVVMPGEAGKFSLTLGGGLHYYMGLSRMTMASTLNFLTLDSPVFSWPLIDNSDQFARQMGVFAKGKYGKFEYRMSLNKPFATDLAPANTLIPGNEVAVDNNGNPNWSKAGYFEYQFLDTESNLLPFKVGSYLGTKKVFNLGAGFYHQAEGTRTSVNSNIEKHDITLLSVDAFADIPLGEAKNKMAVSAYAGYFNYNFGPNYVRNLGTMNIAANDPNFVGQRALAGPGNLQPMIGTGNVVYAQAGLLLPNQSEKPKIRIQPFAAYTYKDFEAFDKPSSQFDVGANWFLDGHHAKITTQYSTRPVYTSPTENPKSKGEFIVQLQIYL; via the coding sequence ATGAAGAAAATATTAAGTTTTATTGGATTAGCTTTAATTAGCAGTTCTGTATACGGTCAAGGTTCTCCTGATTATGGAAATGGTTTAAAAATTAATATTAATCCTGAAGGAGATAAGTACATCCGATTTATTTTATGGGATCAGTTCTGGATCAGGAACACAGAAATGAACCCCGGAAGTATGGTTGGCGGCGAACCAACCGACAATACCTGGAACTTAGGAAACCGAAGAGCACGTATTTTAGCTTACGCTCAAATTACCAAGCGTTACATGATTCTCACGCATTTCGGGATCAATAACCAGACTTTCATTAACGGTGGCGCAACAGGAACTACAGGAACTGGCGGCTACGGAAACGGGAAAAAACCTCAGCTTTTTTTTCATGACGCATGGAATGAATATGCCGTTGTAATGCCCGGTGAAGCAGGAAAATTTAGTTTAACTTTAGGAGGCGGATTGCATTACTACATGGGACTTTCCCGTATGACAATGGCTTCCACACTGAATTTCCTGACTTTAGATTCTCCGGTTTTCAGCTGGCCTCTGATTGACAATTCTGATCAGTTTGCGAGACAAATGGGTGTTTTTGCAAAAGGAAAGTACGGTAAATTTGAGTACCGAATGAGTCTAAACAAACCTTTCGCAACAGATTTAGCTCCAGCCAACACGTTAATCCCCGGAAATGAAGTTGCGGTTGATAACAACGGAAATCCGAACTGGTCAAAAGCAGGTTATTTTGAATATCAATTCTTAGATACAGAATCTAATCTCCTTCCTTTCAAAGTGGGTTCTTATCTGGGAACCAAAAAAGTTTTCAACCTCGGTGCAGGTTTTTATCATCAAGCCGAAGGAACAAGAACTTCAGTGAATTCAAACATCGAAAAACACGACATTACCCTACTTTCTGTAGATGCTTTTGCTGATATTCCTTTAGGTGAAGCAAAAAATAAAATGGCCGTTTCGGCTTATGCAGGATATTTCAACTATAATTTCGGGCCGAATTACGTAAGAAATTTAGGAACGATGAACATTGCAGCCAACGATCCGAATTTTGTCGGACAAAGAGCTTTAGCGGGCCCCGGAAATCTTCAACCCATGATTGGAACCGGAAATGTGGTTTACGCTCAGGCAGGTTTGTTACTTCCAAATCAATCAGAAAAACCGAAAATCAGAATTCAGCCTTTTGCGGCTTACACTTACAAAGATTTTGAAGCGTTTGATAAACCTTCTTCTCAGTTTGATGTGGGAGCCAACTGGTTTTTAGACGGTCATCATGCTAAAATTACGACGCAATATTCTACAAGACCGGTTTATACAAGCCCGACAGAAAACCCTAAATCTAAAGGAGAATTTATTGTACAACTTCAAATTTATTTATAA